The following is a genomic window from Bacteroidia bacterium.
CTTTTATGAGTTTTTGGTTTTGCTCTTTGATTTGCCTTTCGTCTTCCCGCATTTTCGTCACATCCCTGATAGCGCCGTCAAAATAAATCTCCCCGTTTTCACCTTCTGTTTTTATGCTGCTCATCAGTCCCCAGAAAATCGTTCCATCTTTTCGTTTGAATTCAGCTTCTTCATTAGTGAAATATGTATTTTCCTGCATCAATTGCCGAAAATCCTGGCGGCGGGCCGTATTGACATATAAAGCATCCGGATCGAGTGGCAATACCTCCTCTACGGAATCATAGCCAAACATCTCGGCAAAGGCTTCATTTACATACAAAATCCCGTTGTGTGGGGTACTTCTGAAAATACCTTCTTTGATGCTTTTATTGATGGATGAAAGGAGTTGTTGTTGTTTGCGTACCTCCTGTTCCGCCAGTTGTTTGCTTGTAATATCCTTTGCAAAAAAAGAAAATCGGGAAATATCTCCTTCTATATCCACAACCGGGTTGATAGAGTATTCAAAATAATGGTCTTTCCCTCTGATCGGAAGTTTACCTATCGCTTTATGTGAAGCGCCTGCAAGCACATTATCGACTAAGGATTTCCAATATCCAAAGATTTCTGGTTTTATAACTTCGGTAAGATTCATCCCGGGGACGAGGGCAGATCCTAAGACATTTTCCGTGATTTTTTGTACGGAGGAATTGGCAATCAGCACATTGTAGTTACTATCTGCCAGAAGTATCAGGTCGGGAGTATTTTCTATCAGCGCCGAGAGGTTGGATTCTTTCATGGCAATTTCACGTGTTCTTTCTGAAATCTGTGCTTCCAGTATTCCATGCATCTCACGGGATTGCTCAATCATCTCCTTCACATCGCGCTGAAGCATCTCTGCGGCATCAATAAGAAGGCTGAACGGATCATTCTCGATATTGCCTTCAAAATTACCGGGGGTAAAACTTTCGTCCCAGGTGATACTGCTCATCATCCTGAAAAGTTGATCAATTCGCTTTTTTTGATTTTGCCTGATACTCTCAATCTCTTCTTTGAGGAACTTTATCTGAAGGGATTGAGTGTACTGTTTTCTTGCAGCATTGAAACCGAGTCTGCGGGATAATTTTTGCCAAAAGTTTTGCGGGGGCGTTTTTGTATTTGGCTGAGACATTTCCGGATATATCTTCCCGGGAAGGTGGATTTTGTCAGCCGATACACGAGTTTTGGGAATCTTAGCCAGTTGATTTTGGATGCGATACCGGTTGATACCCGTAAATGCTTCTTCTTTGGTTTTACATGTTGTGAAGGATACCTGCCTGTCAAACCTTCTCAAAAGATTAAAGAGGTTTCGGATAATATAATTAGGCGAAACGATTAGCAGATATTTGACATGGCCGATAGAGAACATATCCGCAACCGACATTTGAGAAGATTTTCGCGCAGCAACATTGACCCAGTTGAGTCTGGATACATCCGCGATTACAAAAAAACCTGTTGGTAAACCTGCCTGAACGTATTTGGTAAAGACGCTCCTGATCAGTGTTTCTGAGGCAGTCTGATCTTCGGCATCCATTACTCCGATAAAGCTCAGAACCAAGATTTTATCTTCTATAATTTCAATCTCCAGCATGCAGGATGAATCCCGGCCGACATACCTCAGGTCTTGCGGTAATATGGAGGAGCAAAGATATCCGGTGCCCGATGCAGTCTTCATAGGAGTTATTGATCTGTTTTAGTTGCGGCGGGTGCTCATAAACTGAAACATAAACCTAACGCTTTCCCACTTTCAAAAAAAAAGTAAACCGACCACTTTCTTAGGCGGCTCTTGCACACATTTTTTACTCAAAAACTCTGCTTTTTCGCCCCCAAAAGGGGGTACCCATGAGTTTGAGAAACTTTTTAATCATTCTCTTACCTCTATATGTGTCGGAATTGAATCTCTTATTCAAAAAAAACTGCTATTTTACCTGAGAAAACAATCTTCTAAAAACACGTTTTTACTCAAACAACCGCAATGGTAAAGCTGACTTTTCTGGGCTGTGGCGATGCTTTTGGTAGTGGTGGCCGCTTCTATACCTGCTTTTTACTCGAAACCTCGGGGAAAAAAATACTGGTCGATTGTGGCGCATCTGCTGTGATTTCTATGAAGAAAATGGGTATCTCTCCGGGAGAGATTGATGCAATTGTCATTTCCCATCTCCATGGGGATCATTTTGGCGGTATCCCATTTTTTCTGATTGATTGCAAACATGTATCAAACCGCACCAAAAATCTGATTATTGCCGGCCCGCAAAATATTGCCAGCAGAACGGCCATTGTCAGTGAAGCACTTTACCCCAATTCCTGGCAGTCAGATCGCGGCTTTGACCTTGAATTTGAAGAAATGGCTGAAGGCAATACAAGTATTCTGCCGGGAATCAGGGTTACTCCTTTTCCGGTGGTACACCCCAGCGGCAGCCAGTCTTTTGGCTTGCGGATCGAAGCCGAGGGTAAAGTTCTTGCTTATTCCGGAGATACTGAGTGGACCGATACCCTGATCCCGCTTTCTGAAGGAGCGGATCTTTTTGTCTGCGAATGTTATAAATACGATCAACAGCTTCGCTTTCATCTCGATTACCAGACACTGTTGTCCAAGCGTGAGCAGCTCAACTGCCGCCGCATGATCCTTACTCACATGAGCGAAGAAATGTTGTCAAAAAAAGAGACGTCGGTATTCGAATGTGCGTATGACGGAATGGTCGCCGTACTTTAAACCTTTTCTGTATAGTATTCGCGGATATGCATAATCATCTCCCGTGTCATGCCGGAAAGATCAAACCCGGGTTTCCAGCCCCAGTCTTTGGTTGCTTCTGAGTCGTCGATACTTTGAGGCCAGCTGTCTGCAATTTCCTGCCGGAAATCTGGTTGAAAATCGCATTGAAAAGAGGGAATATGGCTGGCGATTTCGGCGGAAAGCATCCCGGGAGTAAAACTGATTCCCGCCAGGTTATAGGAAGAACGAATTTTGATGGATTCGCCCGGGGCGTCCATAATCGACAATGTCGCGCGAATTGCGTCAGGCATGTACATCATTGGAAGCGCGGTATCTTCCCGCAGAAAACTTGTATATCGCCCTTTTTTAACAGCTTCGTGAAAAATTTCCACTGCGTAATCTGTTGTACCACCGCCTGGCAATGTTTTGTAACTGATAAGCCCGGGATACCGCAGGCTGCGTACATCAATGCCGTACTTTTTGGCGTAGTAGGCGCACCAGCGCTCTCCTGCGAGTTTGCTGATACCATAGACCGTAGATGGGTCCATTTCGCAGTTTTGGGGCGTATGAACCCGTGGGGTTGACGGACCGAAAACGGCGATAGAACTTGGCCAGAATACTTTTTCCAGCGACAGTTCGCGCGCAGCTTCAAGGGTATTGAGCAGGCTTTTCATATTGATTTCCCAGGCGAGCTGCGGCTGCTGTTCTCCTTTGGCTGATAAAATCGCCGCAAGGTTGTAAACGGTGCCGATACGATATTGAGAGATTACCTGGAAAAGCGCATCCTTATCGAGTATATCCAGTTTCAGGAAAAGGAAATCTGTCTTATGATCGGGAATACGGATATCGGTAGCGACCACGGCGTCATTGCCATATTTTTCCGTTAGTGCTGCTGTAAGTTCGCTGCCGATCTGGCCCAGCGCACCAATTACCAGGATACGTTTATTTTTTGTGTCAGCTGTCATTTTTTCATTTCGTCGGGGGACAATAAACCAGCAATTTATAAATTTCTTGGGATCGCCACAAAAAATGTAGATCCTTTGCCGGGTTGTGATTCCACCCATATACGACCGCCGTGGTTTTCGGTTATTTTTTTACAAATAGCCAGCCCTATACCTGTACCCTCGTATTGTTCCCGTTGGTGAAGGCGCTGAAAAATGGAGAATATTTTTTCCTTATACGCCTCTTCTATACCGATTCCATTGTCGGCAACGGAGAATACCACTTCTTTTTCGGTTTCTTTACTTTCAATTCTGATTTTGGGTGGGTCTGAGCTTTTATATTTTAGGGCATTTGAGATCATGTTGAGAAACAACTGACTAAGTTGAGATGCATTCGCATGGATTCTGGGAAGCCAGGATACTTCAATTTGTGCGCCGGTTTCTTCAATGGTAGGTCGGAGGAGGTTGATGGATGAGTGGACGATTTGTTCCACATCCGACAGCTCAAAATGCTGATCGCCATCATCGATACAGGCATAGATCATGAGATCCTTTAATAAGGTATCCATACGACTTACACCTTCGGCTACAAACCCCATATATTCATGTGCATCTTTGTCAAAGAGATGACTATACCGGCGTTTGAGCAGCCCCGTGTAGGAAGCAATCATTCGCAGCGGTTCTTTCAGGTCATGGGAAGCGACGTAAGCAAACTGTTCGAGTTCTTTATTGGTGCGAGCCAGTTCGAAGTTTTTGGCATTCAGAAGCGCATTTGCCCGGGCCTGAATACGATTTCGGCTAAATAATACAAGCGCGAGTAAGGAGATTAAGACAAAGGCAATCAACCCACCGAAAAGGTATAGCCGTGCTTTTTCTTTTTGAATGGCCAGTTCCTGCCGGCTTTCCATGTCCCTGATTTGCTGAGAGACCGTGAGAGCGGCGATTTGTTTGCTTACATTTTCATTAAAGATAGAATCATGGAGTTTTTTATCCATGGTCTGAAAGTCAAATGCCTGGCGCAGGTTTCCTGCCTTAAAGTGAATTTCAGCCAGCATTCCCAGGATATTGTCACCGTGACGGCTGAGTCCCATACTATCGGTGTATTCCAGCGCTTTTTCCACAGATTCCAGTGCGAGCGGGTAGTTTTTGGCTTGGGCATACATCCGCCCCATACTCACCAGATTGGAGATTTCCCCTGCTTTATAGCCCAGTTCCTGATTCAGTTTTATTCCCTCACTCAGATAATATTCAGCAGAATCTGTATCATCGGTATAGGAGAATATTTCCCCAATCAGGCCGATAGAATAGGCCTCGCCGTATGGATATTGAATGGAATCTGCATAAGTATATGACCATCGGGCATAACGGAAAGCCTCATCAATTTTCATCTGTTTCAGGAGAATATTTCCCTTCTCTGCCAGGCAGGTATAGATCATTTGCTCCCATTTGATGCTTCGGGCGATATGAAAAGAGGAATCGCTATATAACAAAGCCTGATCGTATGCTTTCTGATCAAAAAAAGTGACCGAAAGGAGGTAGAGATTGTAGACCATTCCAACAGAATCTTTGGTGGACTCCAACTCTTCCATGACCATTTGTTGGAACTCAAGTGATTTCTTGATATCGCCAATGCTCAGATAAATGCTGGATATCTGAGCATTGGTTTTAGCGTTTTTTCCAGGTATAATATTGCCTTGATTTATAGTCAGGCAATTCTTAAAATGAGATAGTGCCGTAGGGAAATCACCGGTGAGATAGGATATATAACCCAGTTGATAGTGTAGTTCTATGATAAGTGAGTCTGAAGAAGCTTTTTCAGCAGCTTCCAGCGCATGCATATAAGGCTCTTTAGATTTTAGATATGTGCCATTTTCAACATAATAATTACCCTGTTGAATATACATCCTGGCAACCAGTGCATATTTTCCGGCAGATTTCAAATCTTCTATAACCTGTTGAAGGCTATCCACACCTGGCCCATCTCCCGGATGGGCAGCACGTGTATAGAAGATAGAGCAAGTAAGGACAATAGCGGACAAAATCCGGATAAACAATCTCACATGCTCAAATTACAAAATATTTCCTTTTCGTAATATGTCTGTGCGTAAACTTATCAATTTTTGTGTATGACTGGGTTAAATTACAGCTTTTACCTCTGCGGCAAGTTTCTCCAGGGTTGATTTCGCGTCGCCAAACAGCATACGATTTTTTTCATGGAAAAACAGCGGATTATCAATTCCCGCATAACCCGGGCTCATACTCCTTTTCATTACGATCGTATTTTTTGCCTTAAGAATCTCCAGAATCGGCATACCATAAATCGGGCTTGAAGGATCATCAAGTGCGGCAGGGTTTACGACGTCATTCGCCCCTACTACAATGACAACATCGGTATCAGAAAGGACTCTGTTGGCATCGTCGAGGTCAAGCAGTTTTGTATAAGCCACATCGGCTTCAGCGAGCAGCACATTCATGTGGCCGGGCATACGACCTGCTACCGGGTGGATCGCATAGGATACGGATACGCCATTTTTTTCCAACAGACTTTCCAACTCATGACAAGATTTTTGCGCCTGAGCTACGGCCATACCATAACCTGGGACAATGACTACAGAGCTGGAGTAAGTAAGTAGAATAGCGGTATCATTAAGGCTGATTTCCCTGACGATGCGGTCACCGCTTTGAACTTTTGCCGGGCCTGTAGAACCGAATCCTCCGATGATCACATTCCAGAGAGAGCGGTTCATGGCAGTACACATCAAAACGGTCAGAATAACGCCTGAAGCACCTACGAGGATACCGCCTACAATCATCACCTGATTGTTGTAAACCAATCCGGCCAATGCTCCGGCAACACCAGAAAAAGCATTTAATAACGCAATAACCACAGGCATATCTGCCCCCCCAATCGGAATAACAAATGTAACTCCATAGATCAGCGCAATAACCATAACAACGATCACCAGCGTAAATGCTGAGTCTGCGGCAGGAGTAATCATATTATACACAACGCCACCCAAAATGAGTCCCAGAATGACGAGGTTTACGATGGTAGATTGCGGAATGCGCACCTTGCGGTCATCAATGAGGTCTTCAAGCTTAGCATAAGCAACGAGACTACCCGTAAAGGCAATTGCGCCAACAAACATGGCCATCAGCCCGACCAAATGGCTCCCTGCACCTACTGCTCCCGGGCCGCCGGCTGCATAGAGTTCCTGATGTTCAGACAATTCTACCATAGAAATTGCAACAGAACAGGCGCCGCCCAGTCCGTTGAAAATAGAAACCATCTGAGGCATGGCGGTCATGGCTACTCTTTTGGAAGAGATCCAGCCAATTGCCGACCCAATTGCCATTGCGAGCAATATGATGAGAAAATTATTATCCCCTTTTTCCAGA
Proteins encoded in this region:
- a CDS encoding PAS domain-containing sensor histidine kinase is translated as MKTASGTGYLCSSILPQDLRYVGRDSSCMLEIEIIEDKILVLSFIGVMDAEDQTASETLIRSVFTKYVQAGLPTGFFVIADVSRLNWVNVAARKSSQMSVADMFSIGHVKYLLIVSPNYIIRNLFNLLRRFDRQVSFTTCKTKEEAFTGINRYRIQNQLAKIPKTRVSADKIHLPGKIYPEMSQPNTKTPPQNFWQKLSRRLGFNAARKQYTQSLQIKFLKEEIESIRQNQKKRIDQLFRMMSSITWDESFTPGNFEGNIENDPFSLLIDAAEMLQRDVKEMIEQSREMHGILEAQISERTREIAMKESNLSALIENTPDLILLADSNYNVLIANSSVQKITENVLGSALVPGMNLTEVIKPEIFGYWKSLVDNVLAGASHKAIGKLPIRGKDHYFEYSINPVVDIEGDISRFSFFAKDITSKQLAEQEVRKQQQLLSSINKSIKEGIFRSTPHNGILYVNEAFAEMFGYDSVEEVLPLDPDALYVNTARRQDFRQLMQENTYFTNEEAEFKRKDGTIFWGLMSSIKTEGENGEIYFDGAIRDVTKMREDERQIKEQNQKLIKVNHELDKFVYSVSHDLRAPLVSVKGLINIARIEPKEDLRNQYYDLMDNSINKLDAFIKEIMGYSRNSRTQLMSQKIDFQSVISDVFEVLRFAPDNDKIDKKVTIDISGDFHSDLMRMKMVFNNIISNSFRYSDLSKKHPYVSIQVTGNADLAEIKICDNGIGIAPESINKIFDMFYRGTKNSQGSGIGLYIVSEALDKLGGTISVDSELGIGTCFTIKIPAITN
- a CDS encoding ATP-binding protein; this encodes MRLFIRILSAIVLTCSIFYTRAAHPGDGPGVDSLQQVIEDLKSAGKYALVARMYIQQGNYYVENGTYLKSKEPYMHALEAAEKASSDSLIIELHYQLGYISYLTGDFPTALSHFKNCLTINQGNIIPGKNAKTNAQISSIYLSIGDIKKSLEFQQMVMEELESTKDSVGMVYNLYLLSVTFFDQKAYDQALLYSDSSFHIARSIKWEQMIYTCLAEKGNILLKQMKIDEAFRYARWSYTYADSIQYPYGEAYSIGLIGEIFSYTDDTDSAEYYLSEGIKLNQELGYKAGEISNLVSMGRMYAQAKNYPLALESVEKALEYTDSMGLSRHGDNILGMLAEIHFKAGNLRQAFDFQTMDKKLHDSIFNENVSKQIAALTVSQQIRDMESRQELAIQKEKARLYLFGGLIAFVLISLLALVLFSRNRIQARANALLNAKNFELARTNKELEQFAYVASHDLKEPLRMIASYTGLLKRRYSHLFDKDAHEYMGFVAEGVSRMDTLLKDLMIYACIDDGDQHFELSDVEQIVHSSINLLRPTIEETGAQIEVSWLPRIHANASQLSQLFLNMISNALKYKSSDPPKIRIESKETEKEVVFSVADNGIGIEEAYKEKIFSIFQRLHQREQYEGTGIGLAICKKITENHGGRIWVESQPGKGSTFFVAIPRNL
- a CDS encoding NAD-dependent epimerase/dehydratase family protein, with the translated sequence MTADTKNKRILVIGALGQIGSELTAALTEKYGNDAVVATDIRIPDHKTDFLFLKLDILDKDALFQVISQYRIGTVYNLAAILSAKGEQQPQLAWEINMKSLLNTLEAARELSLEKVFWPSSIAVFGPSTPRVHTPQNCEMDPSTVYGISKLAGERWCAYYAKKYGIDVRSLRYPGLISYKTLPGGGTTDYAVEIFHEAVKKGRYTSFLREDTALPMMYMPDAIRATLSIMDAPGESIKIRSSYNLAGISFTPGMLSAEIASHIPSFQCDFQPDFRQEIADSWPQSIDDSEATKDWGWKPGFDLSGMTREMIMHIREYYTEKV
- a CDS encoding MBL fold metallo-hydrolase — its product is MVKLTFLGCGDAFGSGGRFYTCFLLETSGKKILVDCGASAVISMKKMGISPGEIDAIVISHLHGDHFGGIPFFLIDCKHVSNRTKNLIIAGPQNIASRTAIVSEALYPNSWQSDRGFDLEFEEMAEGNTSILPGIRVTPFPVVHPSGSQSFGLRIEAEGKVLAYSGDTEWTDTLIPLSEGADLFVCECYKYDQQLRFHLDYQTLLSKREQLNCRRMILTHMSEEMLSKKETSVFECAYDGMVAVL
- a CDS encoding NAD(P)(+) transhydrogenase (Re/Si-specific) subunit beta, with protein sequence MILDQIVNLGYLAGVIFFIIGLRQLSSPRTARTGNLWAALGMAIAIVVTFVLPLEKGDNNFLIILLAMAIGSAIGWISSKRVAMTAMPQMVSIFNGLGGACSVAISMVELSEHQELYAAGGPGAVGAGSHLVGLMAMFVGAIAFTGSLVAYAKLEDLIDDRKVRIPQSTIVNLVILGLILGGVVYNMITPAADSAFTLVIVVMVIALIYGVTFVIPIGGADMPVVIALLNAFSGVAGALAGLVYNNQVMIVGGILVGASGVILTVLMCTAMNRSLWNVIIGGFGSTGPAKVQSGDRIVREISLNDTAILLTYSSSVVIVPGYGMAVAQAQKSCHELESLLEKNGVSVSYAIHPVAGRMPGHMNVLLAEADVAYTKLLDLDDANRVLSDTDVVIVVGANDVVNPAALDDPSSPIYGMPILEILKAKNTIVMKRSMSPGYAGIDNPLFFHEKNRMLFGDAKSTLEKLAAEVKAVI